A genomic region of Phragmites australis chromosome 2, lpPhrAust1.1, whole genome shotgun sequence contains the following coding sequences:
- the LOC133909958 gene encoding 1-aminocyclopropane-1-carboxylate oxidase 1-like encodes MTGPMEIPVIDLSGLNGGDEERSRTMAQLHEACKDWGFFWVENHGVDAALMDEVKRFVYGHYKEHQESKFYASDLAKDLQAGRYDGDEASDQVDWEATYFIQHRPRINIADVPEIQPLTRETLDAYIAQMVPLAERLAECMSLNLGLPGGHVADTFAPPFVGTKFAMYPSCPRPDLVWGLRAHTDAGGIILLLQDDAVGGLEFLRGGTEWVPVGPTRGGRLFVNIGDQVEVISGGEYKSVVHRVAAGAEGRRLSVATFYNPGPDAVVAPARETAYPGPYRFGDYLDYYQGTKFGDKDARFQAVKKLLG; translated from the exons ATGACGGGGCCGATGGAGATTCCTGTGATCGATCTCAGCGGCCTCAacggcggcgacgaggagaGGTCGCGGACCATGGCGCAGCTCCACGAGGCCTGCAAAGACTGGGGCTTCTTCTGG GTGGAGAACCACGGCGTGGACGCGGCGCTGATGGATGAGGTGAAGCGCTTCGTGTACGGCCACTACAAGGAGCACCAGGAGAGCAAGTTCTACGCCTCTGACCTCGCCAAGGACCTGCAGGCCGGCCGCTACGACGGCGACGAGGCCTCCGACCAGGTAGACTGGGAGGCCACCTACTTCATCCAGCACCGCCCCAGGATCAACATCGCCGACGTCCCGGAGATCCAGCCGCTCACCAG AGAGACGCTGGACGCGTACATCGCCCAGATGGTGCCCCTCGCGGAGCGGCTGGCGGAGTGCATGAGCCTCAACCTGGGCCTCCCCGGCGGCCACGTCGCGGACACCTTCGCGCCGCCGTTCGTGGGCACCAAGTTCGCCATGTACCCGTCCTGCCCGCGGCCGGACCTCGTGTGGGGCCTCCGCGCACACACCGACGCCGGCGGCATCATCCTGCTCCTCCAGGACGACGCCGTGGGCGGGCTCGAGTTTCTGAGGGGCGGCACCGAGTGGGTGCCCGTGGGGCCCACCCGGGGCGGCAGGCTCTTCGTCAACATCGGGGACCAGGTCGAGGTGATCAGCGGCGGCGAGTACAAGAGCGTGGTGCACCGCGTCGCCGCGGGCGCCGAGGGCCGGCGGCTGTCCGTGGCCACGTTCTACAACCCCGGGCCCGACGCCGTGGTGGCGCCGGCGAGGGAGACGGCGTACCCCGGGCCGTACAGGTTCGGGGACTACCTCGACTACTACCAGGGCACCAAGTTCGGCGACAAGGACGCCAGGTTCCAGGCCGTCAAGAAGCTGCTCGGCTAA